The Formosa sp. Hel1_33_131 genome window below encodes:
- a CDS encoding CoA-binding protein, translating to MSKKNTLVLGASLNSDRYSNMAILRLCENAIEVKAFGMKKGTVCGIEIATELQPYQNIHTVTLYLNPKRQEAYYDYILDLNPTRVIFNPGTENPEFYKLLNEASINYEVACTLVLLSTNQY from the coding sequence ATGTCCAAAAAAAATACACTCGTTCTCGGCGCTTCTTTAAACTCCGATCGTTACTCCAATATGGCAATACTTCGCTTGTGTGAAAATGCCATAGAAGTCAAGGCTTTTGGAATGAAAAAAGGCACAGTTTGTGGCATTGAGATCGCTACGGAATTACAGCCCTATCAAAACATTCATACAGTCACCTTGTATTTGAATCCGAAACGTCAAGAAGCTTATTATGATTATATTTTGGATTTAAATCCCACCCGCGTAATCTTTAATCCGGGCACTGAAAACCCGGAATTTTATAAACTTTTAAATGAAGCCTCTATAAATTATGAAGTTGCTTGTACATTAGTGTTGCTTTCTACAAATCAGTATTAA
- the recR gene encoding recombination mediator RecR → MEFSSKLLQSAVDEVAQLPGIGRRTALRLVLHLMRQPESQTLHLTEALQKMRQNINFCKNCHNISDSELCEICINTNRQQDVVCVVEDIRDVMAIEGTSSYRGVYHVLGGKISPMDGVGPHDLKINSLIEKVRTGNTKELIFALSSTMEGDTTNFYIFKQIQDTEVVISTIARGISVGDELEYADEVTLGRSITNRIPFELSLKS, encoded by the coding sequence ATGGAATTTTCTTCTAAATTATTACAAAGCGCCGTGGACGAAGTTGCGCAATTGCCCGGCATCGGACGTCGAACCGCTTTACGGCTTGTGCTTCATTTGATGCGTCAGCCAGAGTCGCAAACACTTCACTTGACGGAAGCCTTGCAGAAGATGCGCCAAAATATTAATTTTTGTAAGAACTGTCACAATATTAGTGACTCCGAATTGTGTGAAATTTGCATCAACACCAACCGTCAACAAGATGTGGTGTGTGTGGTGGAAGACATCAGAGACGTCATGGCTATTGAGGGTACGTCTTCGTATAGAGGCGTCTATCATGTATTGGGCGGTAAAATCTCTCCCATGGATGGCGTAGGACCTCACGATTTAAAAATTAACAGTCTCATTGAAAAAGTTCGTACGGGGAATACTAAAGAGCTCATTTTTGCGTTGAGTTCTACGATGGAAGGAGATACCACTAATTTTTATATTTTTAAACAAATTCAAGATACAGAGGTCGTCATCTCTACCATCGCCCGCGGAATTTCTGTTGGAGACGAATTAGAATATGCCGACGAAGTCACGCTTGGACGAAGTATTACCAATAGAATTCCATTTGAACTCTCTCTTAAATCCTAA
- a CDS encoding VPS10 domain-containing protein, which translates to MKKSTFILGVFLLSFLSIEAQDYLEMMNSNQYTVLEVQNAAEAYFENRDKGRGTGYKSYKRWEYDALRMQDDNGLLKSPSFYYNELERYNSYKNNSTQLGQRRRVANWEQLGPYEWNQTSGWNPGVGRITSIGIDPNNENHMIIGSPTGGVWKTTDGSATWNALTDNLSNINVYALTIHPTNSNIYFWGSNSGVIFKSTDAGATWNELADTGNGNVNKILINPSNTNQLFCSTESSGVFQSTDAGVNWEKIHGSSSRGYDVEFKPGDTNTIYASGNLFFKSTDGGLTFYDDLFSPWTQENVQGQTNWTIGASNPWGSVSPVQGDMMANFYLPSYENPITRLVTPALDLSNAASPELNFSFSNLRWLGPYLNGFRVLYKTSINGEWIELANYPDSVPNWQNVTLALPDASDDYYIAFEVTNNYGKPTTLDAVSIEDSSLGIIFENGFELSDNDFSNGPKMIGVSADNPDVVYILEAAGGIFGGFYKSTDSGANFTKLDHTGKNYFGYTSDASDDRGQAPRDMDVIVNPSDAEDVHIAGILSWRSTNGGTDFNITSQWVPGNAADQNIGYCHADIDLMIYHNDKIYVGSDGGIFVANDPLNVSSTYYTDLTAGLGIRQFYKIGISQTDPVIVSGGSQDNGTSVYRADGIWYDWLGADGMESFVDHSDSNILYGTSQNGTLYKSYDQGASYSWINHGYFDDVEGPDGSWVTPFEQDPNVGATLYSGYREIYKSLDAGATWSSISQDFGSTANHLKIAPSDSNTLYAAFGENLYKTTNGGSEGDWTQVTGFSGNINSIAIHPTISNKLAIATNSNDKVYISSDGGENWSVESHDLPNFSALALVWDTTYNEDILYLGMNYGVYYLRNNETTWTSYDTGLPNIQVRELEINTADSKLYVATYGRGLWRVNLFDPDALGVDNLQISDLIVSPNPTTGTFKLNWKLNDPVTIKIFDPLGKLVFYEKNRDLSQNPEIELQAPQGLYFLKVNTLNQEITKKLIIN; encoded by the coding sequence ATGAAAAAATCAACCTTTATTTTAGGGGTTTTCCTATTGTCATTTTTATCTATTGAAGCTCAAGACTATCTTGAGATGATGAACTCAAACCAATATACAGTTTTAGAAGTTCAAAATGCTGCAGAAGCTTATTTTGAAAATCGAGATAAAGGTAGAGGAACGGGTTATAAAAGTTACAAACGTTGGGAGTATGATGCACTTCGTATGCAAGATGACAATGGACTTTTAAAATCGCCTTCGTTTTACTATAACGAACTAGAACGTTATAACTCTTACAAAAATAATTCCACGCAATTGGGACAAAGACGTAGGGTTGCCAATTGGGAACAGTTAGGGCCTTATGAGTGGAATCAAACTTCGGGGTGGAATCCAGGAGTGGGACGAATCACAAGTATAGGAATTGATCCTAATAACGAGAATCATATGATTATAGGTTCCCCAACTGGTGGAGTTTGGAAAACCACAGATGGGAGTGCGACTTGGAATGCATTAACAGATAACCTCTCTAATATTAATGTGTATGCATTAACGATCCATCCCACAAATTCTAATATTTATTTTTGGGGAAGTAATAGTGGTGTTATTTTTAAATCTACAGATGCCGGGGCAACTTGGAACGAATTAGCCGATACAGGAAATGGAAATGTAAATAAAATTTTAATCAATCCATCGAATACGAATCAACTATTTTGTTCAACAGAATCTTCTGGAGTTTTTCAATCTACGGATGCTGGTGTCAATTGGGAGAAAATCCACGGTAGCTCTAGTCGAGGCTACGACGTAGAGTTTAAGCCTGGAGATACCAATACGATTTACGCATCTGGAAATTTATTTTTTAAATCCACGGATGGCGGTTTAACCTTTTACGATGATTTGTTTAGCCCTTGGACTCAAGAAAATGTGCAAGGTCAAACAAATTGGACTATTGGGGCATCAAATCCTTGGGGCTCTGTTAGTCCTGTTCAAGGAGATATGATGGCGAATTTTTACTTGCCAAGTTATGAGAATCCAATTACAAGATTAGTTACTCCGGCTTTAGATTTGAGTAATGCAGCATCGCCAGAACTCAATTTTTCTTTTTCGAATCTTAGATGGCTTGGTCCCTACTTAAATGGGTTTCGAGTACTTTACAAAACATCTATTAATGGTGAATGGATAGAATTAGCGAACTATCCTGACTCAGTGCCAAATTGGCAAAATGTTACATTAGCTTTACCAGATGCTTCAGACGATTATTATATTGCATTTGAAGTGACTAATAATTATGGAAAACCCACAACTTTAGATGCCGTATCCATTGAAGATTCTTCATTGGGTATTATTTTCGAAAATGGGTTTGAATTGAGTGATAATGATTTTTCAAATGGTCCAAAAATGATAGGTGTTTCTGCTGATAATCCGGATGTTGTGTATATACTAGAAGCAGCTGGCGGCATATTTGGAGGGTTTTATAAATCTACTGACAGTGGTGCCAATTTTACTAAATTAGACCATACAGGGAAAAATTATTTTGGGTATACATCTGATGCAAGTGACGATAGAGGTCAGGCACCAAGAGATATGGATGTTATTGTCAACCCATCTGATGCAGAGGATGTTCATATTGCAGGGATTTTATCATGGCGTTCTACAAATGGTGGAACCGATTTTAATATTACTTCACAATGGGTGCCTGGAAATGCAGCAGATCAAAATATTGGGTACTGCCATGCAGACATTGATCTTATGATTTATCATAATGACAAAATATATGTGGGGAGTGATGGCGGTATTTTTGTTGCTAATGACCCACTGAATGTTAGTAGTACTTACTATACCGATTTAACCGCTGGTTTGGGAATTCGTCAATTTTATAAAATTGGAATCAGTCAAACAGATCCTGTGATTGTTTCCGGAGGATCTCAAGATAATGGGACTTCTGTTTATAGAGCCGATGGCATCTGGTACGATTGGTTAGGGGCTGATGGAATGGAGTCATTTGTAGACCATTCAGATTCTAATATTTTGTATGGAACCTCCCAAAATGGGACTTTATACAAATCATACGATCAAGGAGCAAGTTATAGTTGGATCAACCATGGATATTTTGATGATGTTGAAGGTCCAGACGGTAGCTGGGTCACCCCTTTTGAACAGGATCCTAATGTTGGTGCTACATTATACTCTGGATACCGTGAAATATATAAATCCCTTGATGCAGGAGCTACTTGGAGTTCTATCTCTCAAGATTTTGGTAGTACTGCAAATCATTTAAAAATAGCACCCTCTGATAGCAATACCCTATATGCTGCATTTGGAGAGAACCTTTACAAAACCACAAATGGAGGATCAGAAGGAGATTGGACGCAAGTAACAGGATTTTCTGGAAACATTAATTCGATTGCCATTCATCCTACAATTTCAAATAAGTTAGCGATTGCAACAAATTCCAACGATAAGGTTTATATTTCAAGTGATGGTGGCGAAAATTGGAGTGTTGAATCTCATGACTTACCAAATTTTAGTGCCTTGGCATTGGTGTGGGATACGACTTACAATGAAGATATATTATACTTAGGGATGAATTATGGAGTCTATTACCTCAGAAATAATGAAACAACTTGGACGTCTTATGATACAGGACTGCCAAATATTCAAGTTCGTGAACTTGAAATAAATACGGCAGATAGTAAGCTATACGTTGCAACTTATGGACGTGGACTTTGGCGTGTTAACTTGTTTGATCCGGACGCTTTAGGAGTGGACAATTTACAAATATCAGATTTGATCGTGTCACCAAATCCAACAACGGGAACTTTTAAATTGAATTGGAAATTAAACGATCCAGTGACAATCAAAATTTTTGATCCCCTTGGGAAGTTGGTTTTTTATGAGAAAAACAGAGATCTATCCCAAAATCCTGAAATAGAACTACAGGCTCCACAAGGACTGTATTTCCTAAAAGTAAATACATTAAATCAAGAAATCACTAAAAAATTAATTATAAACTAA
- a CDS encoding outer membrane beta-barrel family protein, translating to MKNLAVLLTFLMVSNLALYAHNPLDSGTISGRVIDSKSNETLPYVNIIIKSPLGELITGGITDQDGVFEISNIKETTFIVSVQYIGYKTLNKEVTLNRGTKKLDLGTLVLEEDNTALDEVTVIAETSSIQQKVDRKVITIGKDLAASGTASELMVGIPSVSVDPQTGDISLRGNTNVRVMVDGKLSNIPTAQLLKQIPSTAIKSIELITNPSAKYNPEGMSGLINIILHKNTMLGFNGNFSMGLSYEKSAKFNSALTTNYRNGKINVYANYSNNISENRNHGVIQRPENNSKQLFNFNNDNKNHLIKFGVDYYINDKHTLSVFTNQNKSDSKNNGESNAIYANNNSLNQTQLWLDKGDNSTSQYNFDYKINFDDDGHNIEFEIDHNTFDSNSIADFSYPIGNSTDYIDDNETKRERTTLNLDYANALNENSKIELGLQANLFNSLIGYASTGDTYELSGMLVPTPSSDFEYSRNIYSLYGNYNKKIDKWSYQLGLRLENVAVTALEEKTSQPLTITKTPFSNDYFEFYPSAYITYAPSEKNSFQVNYSRRIDRPGIGQVNPIKQWSTPLVSSYGNIKLQPQFTNSVEFNYTRDLEGGSVTFGTFYRQISNEINRALFIDRSDVNSGRLILTHDNFDNSTAYGVELSSSYKPTKWWSLNGSFDLYSQTLKGIAERLNAPLETAVVNDIITEINSVDNIAWNFRVYNSFKVTKRVNLTAFGFYRGANSNLQFNVKPMYFVNLGSRVSFLDGKGSVSLNYNDILNTMKFGFDGTSPYVQEGEFNWESNTIYLGVTYRFGSTKYSAKSRKNRANDEKSGGGFM from the coding sequence ATGAAAAATCTCGCAGTACTACTTACTTTTTTAATGGTTTCTAATTTAGCTCTTTATGCTCACAACCCTTTAGACAGTGGCACTATCAGCGGGCGCGTGATCGATTCTAAATCAAACGAAACCCTTCCCTACGTTAATATCATCATCAAATCTCCGTTAGGTGAACTCATTACAGGTGGAATTACAGATCAAGATGGGGTTTTTGAAATCTCAAATATTAAAGAAACTACATTTATAGTCTCTGTTCAGTACATTGGCTATAAGACTTTAAACAAAGAAGTCACTCTGAATCGTGGCACAAAAAAACTCGATTTAGGAACTCTTGTCTTAGAAGAAGACAACACTGCTCTTGACGAAGTTACGGTTATCGCAGAAACTTCTAGCATACAACAAAAAGTAGATCGAAAGGTCATCACTATTGGAAAAGATTTAGCAGCTAGCGGAACAGCCTCCGAACTTATGGTCGGCATTCCCTCTGTGAGTGTAGATCCTCAAACTGGAGACATTAGTTTAAGAGGAAATACAAACGTAAGAGTGATGGTCGATGGGAAATTATCCAACATTCCAACGGCACAATTATTAAAGCAAATCCCGTCAACAGCTATTAAATCTATTGAACTTATTACCAATCCCTCTGCCAAGTATAACCCTGAAGGCATGAGTGGTCTGATCAATATTATATTGCACAAAAATACGATGCTCGGGTTTAATGGGAATTTTAGCATGGGGCTTTCCTATGAAAAGTCTGCTAAATTCAACAGTGCCTTAACCACTAATTACCGAAACGGCAAGATCAACGTTTATGCGAATTACAGCAATAACATCTCTGAAAATAGAAATCACGGTGTAATCCAAAGACCTGAAAATAATTCCAAACAATTATTTAATTTTAATAATGACAACAAAAATCATTTGATCAAATTTGGAGTGGATTATTATATTAATGACAAACATACCCTATCCGTTTTTACAAATCAAAATAAATCCGACTCAAAAAATAACGGAGAATCGAATGCTATTTATGCAAACAATAATTCGCTTAATCAAACACAGTTGTGGTTGGACAAAGGAGATAACTCTACCAGTCAATACAACTTCGATTATAAAATTAATTTTGACGACGACGGTCACAACATAGAGTTTGAAATAGACCACAATACTTTTGACAGCAACAGCATTGCAGACTTTTCATATCCCATTGGCAACAGTACTGATTATATTGATGATAACGAGACAAAACGAGAGCGAACAACTCTAAATCTTGACTATGCGAATGCACTCAATGAAAACTCAAAAATAGAACTGGGTTTACAAGCAAACCTTTTCAATTCGTTAATAGGCTATGCGTCCACAGGAGATACTTATGAGCTTTCGGGTATGCTCGTTCCTACCCCCAGTTCAGATTTTGAATATTCCCGAAATATTTATTCCCTGTATGGAAATTATAACAAAAAAATTGACAAATGGTCGTATCAGTTGGGATTGCGATTGGAAAATGTAGCTGTGACCGCCCTTGAAGAAAAAACAAGTCAACCCCTAACCATCACAAAAACGCCTTTTTCAAACGACTATTTTGAATTCTATCCGTCGGCTTATATTACGTATGCGCCTTCTGAAAAAAATTCCTTTCAAGTCAATTACAGCAGACGAATCGATCGCCCTGGTATTGGACAAGTAAATCCCATAAAACAATGGAGTACGCCCTTGGTATCTTCGTACGGAAATATCAAACTTCAACCACAGTTCACCAATTCTGTGGAGTTTAATTACACTCGAGATTTAGAAGGAGGTAGCGTCACTTTTGGAACGTTTTACAGACAAATTTCAAATGAAATTAACAGAGCGTTATTTATTGATCGCTCCGACGTGAATTCGGGACGTTTGATTTTAACACATGATAATTTTGACAATTCTACGGCTTATGGTGTTGAATTATCAAGCAGCTACAAACCTACAAAATGGTGGAGTTTGAATGGTAGTTTTGATCTGTATTCTCAAACGCTCAAAGGAATTGCTGAACGCCTGAACGCTCCTCTAGAAACCGCAGTGGTCAACGACATCATCACTGAAATAAATTCGGTAGATAATATCGCCTGGAATTTTAGAGTTTACAACAGTTTTAAAGTGACTAAAAGAGTCAACCTTACCGCCTTTGGGTTTTATAGAGGCGCAAACTCAAATTTACAATTTAATGTGAAGCCAATGTACTTTGTAAACCTTGGGTCGCGTGTGAGTTTTCTTGACGGAAAAGGAAGTGTCAGCCTGAATTACAATGACATTTTAAACACTATGAAATTTGGCTTTGACGGCACCAGCCCTTATGTCCAAGAAGGTGAGTTTAACTGGGAAAGCAATACGATTTATTTAGGTGTCACCTATCGATTTGGAAGTACTAAATACAGTGCCAAGTCTCGAAAAAACAGAGCCAATGATGAGAAGTCTGGCGGTGGATTTATGTAA
- a CDS encoding sodium:solute symporter has translation MSSFLILTLLLGYFLVLILISFLTGKNDSNVDFFKAGKQSPWYLVAFGMIGASLSGVTFISVPGWVEASQFSYFQVVLGYMVGYVVVAFVLLPVYYKLNLTSIYEYLFQRFGFVSHKTGAFFFFISRVLGAAFRLYLVAIVLQQFVFSDWNVPFEITVIISILLIWIYTFRGGIKTIVWTDTLQTLFMITAVVLSIYFITDSLGWSFTEFLASDELKSYSTIFNTDSILDKNYFLKSFFGGLFVTICMTGLDQDMMQKNLTCKSLKDAQKNMLSFSVVLTFVTFLFMLLGALLFIYAKQNNIAIPLLDGKPKTDLLFPEIALNSGLGITLGITFILGLIAAAYSSADSALTSLTTSFCVDILDMKDKSEQEQKTIRKKTHIGMSVLLVVVIIAFKYTLNSNVISSLLTVAGYTYGPLLGLFAFGIFTDYKIKDRYVWMVALVSVAIVFMLGNIPAENLGGYVIGYELLPLNGLFTFIGLMLIRRK, from the coding sequence ATGAGTTCCTTTTTAATTTTAACGCTCCTTTTAGGTTATTTTTTAGTTTTAATCCTCATTTCTTTCTTAACGGGAAAAAACGATTCTAATGTCGATTTTTTTAAAGCGGGTAAACAATCACCTTGGTATCTAGTGGCTTTTGGAATGATTGGCGCGTCGCTGTCGGGAGTTACTTTTATATCTGTTCCAGGTTGGGTAGAAGCATCTCAGTTTAGTTATTTTCAAGTTGTCTTGGGTTATATGGTGGGTTACGTTGTGGTCGCTTTTGTGCTGCTTCCTGTGTATTATAAATTAAATTTAACATCCATTTACGAGTATCTTTTTCAACGCTTTGGATTTGTAAGTCATAAAACGGGGGCCTTTTTCTTTTTTATATCCCGAGTTTTAGGTGCTGCATTTCGATTGTATTTAGTAGCGATTGTGTTGCAGCAATTTGTTTTTAGTGATTGGAATGTCCCTTTCGAAATCACTGTTATCATTTCAATTTTATTAATCTGGATTTATACGTTTAGAGGGGGTATTAAAACCATTGTTTGGACGGATACGCTTCAAACCTTGTTTATGATTACTGCGGTGGTATTGTCCATTTATTTTATTACGGATAGTTTGGGGTGGAGTTTCACAGAGTTTTTAGCCTCAGACGAACTAAAATCTTACAGTACTATTTTTAATACGGATAGCATTTTAGATAAAAATTACTTTCTGAAATCCTTTTTTGGAGGTCTGTTTGTTACGATTTGCATGACGGGATTGGATCAGGATATGATGCAAAAAAACTTGACGTGCAAATCACTTAAGGATGCTCAGAAAAATATGCTTTCGTTCAGTGTTGTACTTACATTCGTAACCTTTTTATTTATGCTGCTGGGAGCTCTTTTGTTTATTTATGCCAAACAAAATAATATTGCGATTCCGTTATTGGACGGCAAACCCAAAACAGATTTATTATTTCCAGAAATCGCCCTCAATAGTGGATTGGGAATCACGCTAGGCATCACTTTTATCCTTGGATTGATAGCCGCTGCGTATAGCAGTGCCGATAGTGCCCTGACTTCTTTGACGACGTCTTTTTGTGTGGACATCCTAGACATGAAAGACAAATCCGAACAAGAACAAAAAACGATTCGTAAAAAAACACATATCGGCATGAGTGTGCTTTTGGTGGTGGTCATCATCGCGTTCAAATACACGCTAAACTCCAATGTGATTAGCAGCTTATTGACCGTGGCGGGTTATACCTACGGGCCTCTTTTAGGGTTGTTTGCTTTTGGAATTTTTACAGACTATAAAATAAAAGACCGCTATGTCTGGATGGTCGCCTTGGTTTCGGTTGCAATTGTATTTATGCTTGGGAATATACCCGCAGAAAACTTAGGGGGCTATGTGATTGGCTACGAGCTTCTGCCTCTTAATGGGCTCTTTACTTTTATAGGATTAATGTTGATTCGACGTAAATAA
- a CDS encoding VPS10 domain-containing protein, with the protein MNKPTLILLTYLLSFLYAESQEYLEMINSEEFTVQEIQNKAEAYFEIKGTGRGSGYKTFKRWEYNGLRMQDENGFLKSSSFYIDELERYNSEINNVTPSSQTSLVSNWVQLGPTSWNQTSGWNPGVGRITSIAIDTKDANHIIVGSPGGGVWKTVDGGSNWSALTDNLSNIFVYALTIDPVNSNIYYWGSSSGIIFKSTDAGATWNQLADTGNGVVNKILINPSDTSKMFCSSRYDGVYKSTDGGVNWSLIHSESTTAYDIEFKPGDFSVVYASGNGFFKSTDSGQSFSKINNNFISGANDFNIGPKMIGVSAASPDVVYLLEASGGAFGGFHKSTDSGENFTKLDHTGKNYFGYSSTADDTSGQAPRDMDIVVNPTDADDVHIAGVLSWRSTDGGVNFNITSQWQPGTATTENIGYCHADIDIMIYQNNKLYVGSDGGIFVANDPLNVSSTYYTDLTSGLGIRQFYRIGISQTNPVIVTGGAQDNGTSVYRADKTWEDWLGADGMESFVDHSDSNILYGTSQFGSLYKSTNQGQSIIFLPSPDGKSGNWVTPFEQDPSDSNTIYSGYDQIYKSTNGGQNWSSISQNFGSNADHLKIAPSDSDVIYASLGSSLFKTTTGGGSLLSYWSSLTGFSGDINSIAIHPTNPNKLAIATNSSDKIYVSTDAGATWTSMLLDLPSFAALALVWDTTYNEDILYVGMNYGIYYLRENTTSWIAYNTGLPNVLVNELEINSADKKIYAATYGRGLWSVDLYNPNSAGLDAFDISGLEVSPNPSTGVFKLDWKLNKLVTVKIFDPLGKLVFYEKNRDLSQNPEIELKAPKGLYFLKVNTANSEITKKLIVK; encoded by the coding sequence ATGAATAAGCCTACTCTTATTTTACTTACCTATTTATTATCATTTTTATATGCTGAATCTCAGGAATACCTTGAGATGATTAATTCAGAGGAATTTACAGTTCAGGAAATTCAGAATAAAGCTGAAGCGTATTTTGAAATCAAAGGCACTGGTAGAGGTTCTGGATACAAAACTTTTAAGCGTTGGGAATATAATGGCCTTCGAATGCAAGACGAAAATGGATTTTTGAAGTCGTCTTCATTTTACATTGATGAGTTAGAACGGTACAATTCGGAAATAAACAATGTTACACCATCAAGTCAGACAAGTTTGGTTTCAAATTGGGTACAATTAGGACCCACATCTTGGAATCAAACGTCTGGATGGAACCCAGGAGTCGGAAGAATTACAAGTATTGCTATTGATACTAAAGATGCCAATCATATTATTGTTGGATCGCCAGGAGGCGGTGTTTGGAAAACAGTTGATGGGGGAAGTAATTGGTCGGCACTCACCGACAACCTCTCAAATATTTTTGTGTATGCATTGACTATCGATCCTGTTAATTCTAATATTTATTATTGGGGAAGTTCTTCAGGCATCATTTTTAAATCAACGGATGCTGGTGCAACTTGGAATCAATTAGCAGATACAGGAAATGGAGTTGTCAATAAGATTTTAATTAACCCTTCTGATACAAGCAAAATGTTTTGTTCTAGCCGGTATGACGGTGTCTATAAATCTACTGATGGAGGCGTCAATTGGAGTTTAATTCACTCTGAATCTACCACGGCCTATGATATAGAATTTAAACCTGGAGATTTTAGTGTAGTATATGCATCAGGAAATGGTTTTTTCAAGTCCACAGATTCTGGTCAATCCTTTTCAAAAATAAATAACAACTTTATTTCAGGGGCTAATGACTTTAACATTGGGCCAAAAATGATTGGTGTTTCTGCGGCAAGTCCAGATGTTGTCTATTTGCTTGAGGCTTCCGGTGGTGCTTTTGGAGGATTTCATAAGTCCACCGATAGTGGCGAAAATTTCACCAAATTAGATCACACAGGAAAAAATTATTTTGGTTACAGTTCTACTGCGGATGACACCAGTGGCCAAGCTCCAAGAGATATGGATATCGTCGTCAATCCAACTGATGCAGATGATGTCCATATTGCGGGCGTACTTTCGTGGCGCTCTACAGATGGCGGTGTCAATTTTAATATCACATCTCAATGGCAGCCAGGAACTGCAACGACTGAAAATATAGGCTATTGCCATGCCGATATTGACATTATGATTTATCAGAACAATAAGCTATATGTAGGGAGCGATGGCGGTATTTTTGTAGCCAATGACCCGTTGAATGTTAGTAGCACTTATTATACAGACTTAACTTCTGGTTTGGGAATTCGTCAATTTTATAGAATAGGAATTAGCCAAACAAACCCTGTCATCGTTACTGGCGGTGCTCAAGATAATGGGACTTCTGTTTACAGAGCGGATAAAACTTGGGAGGACTGGTTGGGTGCGGATGGTATGGAATCTTTTGTCGATCATTCTGATTCGAATATTTTGTATGGAACTTCACAATTTGGAAGTTTATATAAATCCACCAATCAGGGACAAAGTATTATTTTTCTTCCATCTCCTGATGGCAAGTCAGGTAATTGGGTTACCCCTTTTGAGCAAGACCCAAGCGACTCCAATACTATTTATTCCGGATATGATCAAATATATAAATCTACTAATGGAGGTCAGAACTGGAGTTCCATTTCACAAAACTTTGGCAGCAATGCGGACCATTTGAAGATTGCACCATCTGATAGTGATGTCATATATGCTTCGTTAGGATCCAGTCTTTTTAAAACAACAACAGGCGGAGGGAGTTTATTATCTTACTGGTCGTCATTGACAGGGTTTTCTGGGGATATTAATTCCATTGCCATTCACCCTACAAATCCAAACAAACTAGCCATTGCAACAAATTCGTCCGATAAGATTTATGTTTCTACTGATGCTGGTGCGACATGGACCTCAATGCTTCTTGACCTTCCAAGTTTTGCTGCACTTGCGCTTGTTTGGGATACTACTTATAATGAAGATATTTTATATGTAGGAATGAATTATGGAATTTATTATTTGAGAGAAAACACGACCTCTTGGATCGCTTATAACACTGGATTACCAAATGTATTGGTAAATGAGCTAGAGATAAACTCTGCAGATAAAAAAATATATGCAGCCACTTATGGGCGTGGTCTCTGGAGCGTTGATTTATACAACCCTAATAGTGCTGGATTGGACGCATTTGATATCTCAGGTTTAGAAGTCTCTCCAAACCCCTCAACTGGGGTGTTTAAACTAGATTGGAAATTAAACAAACTAGTGACTGTAAAAATATTTGACCCCCTAGGGAAGTTAGTCTTTTATGAAAAAAACAGAGATTTATCACAGAATCCTGAAATAGAATTAAAGGCTCCTAAAGGATTATATTTCTTAAAAGTAAACACTGCGAATAGCGAAATCACTAAAAAGTTGATTGTAAAATAA